Genomic window (Agrobacterium larrymoorei):
TTATAGACTTCATGTTTCGGATCGCACCCGGCTGGCACAAGGAGCCCACTCTTAACCAGATTCTCAGACGGACGGACATCACCACTGACGAGAAATTCAACCGCATGGCCGAAGATCGTATGGCTGGGGCCTGGGACGACGCGGAAACACTCGATGACCCCCGCGAATGGCTGCCGCAGGAGATTGCCCGACAACTGAACGCCGAGGGAGAACTCCTCCAATGAGCGAAACTTACAAGGCGGAATTGAAGGACGGTATCTGGTCGAACGTCAAGCAGATGGCAAAAGACGATCCGGCAATCATCACCGACGTCGCCGGCATTTTCGACCCAACGGGCGCAGCCGACCTGACGAGCGCCGGCATCCGCGCCGTTAAGGGCGATTGGTGGGGAGCCCTGTTCTCCGCGGTGTCCGCTGTGCCGTTCGGCGATCTCATCGGTAAAAGTAAACTACTCGCCCGTTACGGGCCTAAAGGAGCCAAGCTCGGTGGGGCGATCGCCTCCTACTTCCGGAAAAAGCGCGAAAGCGCTACAAGAAAGCCTCGTAGGCATGAAGGGAGCGAAGGCGGCGATCGCGGCTAGGAAACGTGCTTTGGAGAAAGTGCGCGAGGCGATGAAGAAGAAGCGCGCAAAGAAAAATTGCGCCGAATGCAAGAAAGTGCCGAACGGTCGCATGCCTGCAAATGGAAAGAACGGCAACTGGACCGATGCTGCGGGCAACAAGATCGCTCAACCTGCTGACGGGAACGGCTTTTTCAAGTTCAGCGAGACGAAAACCCTGCCCGACGGAACCAAGGTTGACGGAATTGCTTACAAGGACGGGTTTCCAGACTTCGACAAGTACGTTGTGGGCGGGAAGCAGGACATATCGGTTGTCACCGGTGATGCGGCGACCGATGCCAGAACACTTCAGAGGGAGCTCGGAGTTGCCAATCCAGGTCACTCTGACTACGTCCTCAACCACTTCGAAGATGGCACCGTCGGATACGTTCCCAGAGTCGTCCACGATACTGCAGGCGGCGGGGTGGCACACGTCGGTGGCGCATCGATGATCGACTCACCGCTCTTCTAGTTTCGCCACCGACGGCATTGCGTCGGCCGGTGGTCTTGTTTAGTCAAACGGAGGTTCTTGGAATAATGGATGCAGCTCTGAAGGATATGCTGGACAAGCCCGATGAAATGGGTCGTGCGGAGAAGCCGGTGGTCAACGCGGAGATCGAAGAATTTGAGCGCTCGGAAGGCGTCACCTTACCGAATTCGCTTAAGAGTTTCTGGTTAAGTTACGGAAGCCGCGACCTTAACAGCAAGAAAATCTTCGCTTTCAAAACGAAGGTCGTTTTTCCTGATGGAAAAAAGAAGAAAGCCGACGTCAATTCAATCGCCGGACCTGGCAAAATGATCGAGGCGCGCCAACGTTACATTGACCCGCTATATGGAAACTCCGGTGAGCGACTGCCTGCAGGGCTTTACCCACTGACATTCGATGCCGGTTATGGCCACTGCCTACTCGATCTGAACGCAGATACTCACGGACGTATTCTTTACATCGTGATCAAGGCGAAGACCTTCGGCGATGCCGGTTACGGCTGGGATCAGGTGGGAACAGTCGCAAAAGATTTCGATGAATTCCTGGCTGGTCTGACGCCGGATTATCTCTGATTTAGGGAGATAGGCGATGCTTCAGGAAGCCTATGCACACATGAGTTCGATCGCTGAAAAACACACTGATGAGATCATCACGACCGCGTTCGAAAACTGGCCTCCGTTGTATAAGGAATTTGCACTGGCGCGTCCTGTAGCATCGCTACCTTTTAGCGCAGACGATATTGAGATGGTTTTACGCGGGAATTCCGATCGAGCACGCTGGAAACAGCAAGCGATATCCATTCCGGAGATCGCCCAGCAAACCATCAGGTTGGTCGGGGGTCGGGTATTCCCAAAGATTGGCCCGGTCAGTTGGAAGGAAGTACCGACCTTTAGCATTATGGAGTCGTCCGACGCCGCAGCGATGATACCGGCGATGCTCGCGTCTGTGACAAGCCGTATGGCTATCATTCTGGAAGCCTTCGTGATCGGTGGAGTACCTACATTTCTGCACTTGTTCCCGGCCATCGATCTGGCCTCGCACGCGGAGTTGCGCGTCAGGGTTCGTGACGGCAAGATGGTGGATGCGAGGTGGCAGTCCGTTCCACAGGGCGTGCGTCCAGACTTCTCGATCAAGGAGCGCATAATCAGCACGGCGGCAGAGCTCTGCCCATCGAGTCCATCACCCAGTTTGCTTCTGGATCTGAGCGTGGATTGTAGCGACGCTACCTCACCCGCGCGACTTATCGAAATCAATCCCGATATTTCGGTGGTTCCTACTCCCTTGGGCCGTTCATCTTTTTCGTAGGAAATTGAGGAGGATACTTTGCCTGGAATGCCTGTAACTTTAGAAGCACACTGGCACATCTGCCCGATGGTCGATCCGGGTCCAAAACCTCATGTCGGCGGACCGGTTATCTCAACGCAGCAAAGCTTCGTCACGGTTGAAGGCGTTCCTATTGCCACAGTGGGAGACAGCTTGCTCTGTACAGGCGTTCCCACGACGTCCGACAAGATCACAGCTGGTTCGTCCGTGGCTTCCATCGAGGGTAGGAAGATTGCCCGATTGGGCGATTCTTGCGCGCATGGGGGGAAACTGGTCGAAGGGATATCTTGGCTGAAATTTGAGTAGAGGCGATTTTCCCCACCTACGCCGCGTCCTCTGAGCACAAACATATTCACCTTACTTCACCTACGAATGCGGCTGCTCTCGCGCAGCTCCGACAACCTGCATGTGGCCGATAGAGCCAATGCTTGGATTGGACCATCTCCTTCCGCTGAGGGTGAGGCTGGCGCAGGTAGAAACTGGTGAGCAAGGCGTTAGAAGTACTCGGCGCGTTAATGGGGCCCATCAAATTCGAGCCGAGGAGGGCAAGCAGCAACCAGTCGCATAGGTGGAAGCACCTGATGACCTAAATTATGGAGAATAAGGCTTTGAATCTGCCACAAATTTCGCAAGAAGAGAAACTTATCGCGAAGTCTATAGAAAAAAGCCTTGGCAAACGTCCAAAGTTCTTTATTCACAGGGATGAGCCGACAGATCCTGTATATGTCGCTATTGGGCGGGTCGGTGATAGCCCTTCTCATCAACTTACGGCTTTAGCCACTAACGGCATTTCTAATTATCCACTGTTTGCCTCCGATGGGAGTGGGTATCCTGATACTCGCCTTGAGCTTGTCGGTGCTTGCGAAACAGATCAAGCCGACGAATTCGAACAAATGATTTTCTTCTCTGCTCGAACAATAATAAAGCAAAAATGGTTTTGTGCGCCCGGCACTTTTTTAAGCAATGCGGTTTCCCGCTTCGGCAAATTCGGCGATATGCAACATCTCTACTTTACTACGCCCTTTGGATTCGATGGGTTCTCGACTGAAAGCTTTGGTGCACGGAAAGTGTCGTGGCTTTCTCCCGTTCCAGTTTCTTCAGCTGAAGTTCAGTTTGCGCGGGAGAATTCAACTGAAAAGTTAGAGGAGGCATTCGAGGAGAACGACGTCGATTGGTTCAACTTGAAAAGAGCATCAATATTTTGATGTGCGTAGGGAATACGAATGGTTGCCAGCATAACGCGAGGGTATACCCTCGTGTTACACCAATGGTGTGACACTTTGCGCTGTAACATCTGGGTTGACAGCGCCTATTTGTGACAAGGTAGCCTAGGGCCTAAAGCCGAACTTACACATGGCCCCCATCGATTACGCCCGCCTTAGGGTCGAAACCCAATCAAATTGTTGATGAAATTGGCTATCTATGATTCACTACCTGTAGAAGCAGGAGTGTTTGACCATGGCGGGCGAATTTTGGCTTGATGACGAACAGTGGGCAGTGATTTCGCCGCTGCTTCCGACCAACCAACCCGGCGCTCATCGTACTGACGATCGCCGGGTTATCAGCGGCATCATCCACGTCTTGCGATCCGGTTGCCGCTGGCAGGATTGTCCATCCTGCTACGGGCCTTCGACAACGATCTATAATCGCTTCCATCGCTGGTCTGCAAAAGGGATATGGCGGCGACTGTTTGAGTCTCTGGTGCAAACGACCGATCGCGACATCCATATGATCGATAGCACCACCGCAAAGGCACACCGTTCTGCCGCTGGTGGAAAAGGGGGGCGGATGCCGAAGCAATTGGTCGATCGAGAGGCGGCAGATCGACAAAAGTCCATGCTGTTGTCGATGGTTGTGGCCGTCCAGTCGCGTTGCGAATAACGCCTGGGCAACGTGGTGATGCACCCATTGCCATCCCGCTCCTTGATCCCCTGCCTCCGACACGTCTGTGCGCCGCAGATACGGCTTACGACAGCGACGCCTTACGCAGCTTCCTGAGGGCACGCGGCACGCAACCAGTCATCCCAAACAATCCAACCCGAAAGAGGATCAGACCGTTCGACCCGGTCGCCTACCGAAGACGGAATATAATCGAGCGGACATTCTGCCGTCTCAAGGACTGGAGACGTGTCGCGACGCGATACGACAAGCTCATGATAAACTTCGAGGCAACGTGCTACATTGCAGCGATCGTCACATGGTGGATCAATTGAGTCTGGAGCCTAGTGCAATTGATCAGGATTTGCAGGCGCAGCTTGACTGCC
Coding sequences:
- a CDS encoding SMI1/KNR4 family protein, which translates into the protein MDAALKDMLDKPDEMGRAEKPVVNAEIEEFERSEGVTLPNSLKSFWLSYGSRDLNSKKIFAFKTKVVFPDGKKKKADVNSIAGPGKMIEARQRYIDPLYGNSGERLPAGLYPLTFDAGYGHCLLDLNADTHGRILYIVIKAKTFGDAGYGWDQVGTVAKDFDEFLAGLTPDYL
- a CDS encoding PAAR domain-containing protein, with protein sequence MPVTLEAHWHICPMVDPGPKPHVGGPVISTQQSFVTVEGVPIATVGDSLLCTGVPTTSDKITAGSSVASIEGRKIARLGDSCAHGGKLVEGISWLKFE
- a CDS encoding suppressor of fused domain protein, yielding MENKALNLPQISQEEKLIAKSIEKSLGKRPKFFIHRDEPTDPVYVAIGRVGDSPSHQLTALATNGISNYPLFASDGSGYPDTRLELVGACETDQADEFEQMIFFSARTIIKQKWFCAPGTFLSNAVSRFGKFGDMQHLYFTTPFGFDGFSTESFGARKVSWLSPVPVSSAEVQFARENSTEKLEEAFEENDVDWFNLKRASIF
- a CDS encoding IS5 family transposase (programmed frameshift), which translates into the protein MAGEFWLDDEQWAVISPLLPTNQPGAHRTDDRRVISGIIHVLRSGCRWQDCPSCYGPSTTIYNRFHRWSAKGIWRRLFESLVQTTDRDIHMIDSTTAKAHRSAAGGKGGRNAEAIGRSRGGRSTKVHAVVDGCGRPVALRITPGQRGDAPIAIPLLDPLPPTRLCAADTAYDSDALRSFLRARGTQPVIPNNPTRKRIRPFDPVAYRRRNIIERTFCRLKDWRRVATRYDKLMINFEATCYIAAIVTWWIN